In the genome of Vicia villosa cultivar HV-30 ecotype Madison, WI linkage group LG7, Vvil1.0, whole genome shotgun sequence, one region contains:
- the LOC131618561 gene encoding probable protein phosphatase 2C 59 — protein sequence MTIAKILQEEKTDSSLEYLIIASDGLRDVVINEEAVAMIKPLEDVEEEAKRLMQEAYQGGSADNITCVVVCFLMNQVGSSLLAPCNNPS from the exons ATGACAATAGCGAAAATATTGCAGGAAGAAAAAACTGACAGTTCTCTTGAGTATCTTATTATAGCCAGCGATGGGCTACGGGACGTCGTCATAAATGAG GAAGCCGTTGCTATGATTAAACCACTTGAGGATGTTGAGGAGGAAGCAAAGAGGCTGATGCAAGAAGCATATCAGGGAGGTAGCGCTGACAACATTACTTGTGTTGTCGTTTGTTTCTTGATGAATCAAGTCGGTTCTTCTCTACTAGCTCCGTGTAATAATCCGTCCTAA